The following are encoded in a window of Planctomycetaceae bacterium genomic DNA:
- a CDS encoding family 20 glycosylhydrolase: MFEKLLIPLKKVSLRKGFFRLTDSAVLKFYQDNAISNPEGYKIEILADGVEIFTATEAGSFYAIQTLKDLSVIYNDKLPCCVIEDWPDFKRRGVYLDCSRGKVPKLSTLKQLTERLARWKINELQLYIENVFTFKKHPLIGKGYSPFTPAEIIELREYCKKYHIKLVGSLASFGHFERILSLPKYQHLGELAGYRGLPGGTTLCPIDAGSIKLVSDLYSEFVPLFEAEDFNVCCDETWELGEGRSKKLADKIGKGEIYLQFLLKIHKLCQKYGKRMNVWADIVLKHPELLKKLPKDIVMLNWEYEQAGENLYRTKEIAKAGLPFMVCPGTSSWLTHGTRLANAMGNVANFAKQGRKFGAEGLLNTDWGDNEHRNLLGVSLHSFAHGAAHSWNGKAVDEEKFTQKFCASIFGQENKKIADIIKKIGSNYLTCGTNVPNRSWLYPALVEPVKNITPDSYIYKMSDKGLKKIIADSYECRYTGLPLQNFEKITLEEIQLAARMDVLAAKRALAIKNNKYSELRKLQKPFMGMADDFKKLWLIRNKPSRLKDNLKLFQQATEF, from the coding sequence ATGTTTGAAAAGTTACTGATACCGCTGAAAAAAGTTTCTCTGCGCAAAGGATTTTTCCGCCTTACAGATTCGGCTGTGTTGAAATTTTATCAGGACAACGCTATTAGCAATCCTGAAGGATATAAAATTGAAATTCTCGCTGACGGTGTAGAAATTTTTACCGCGACAGAAGCCGGCAGTTTCTACGCTATTCAAACCCTCAAAGACCTCTCGGTAATTTATAACGATAAACTGCCCTGCTGCGTTATCGAGGATTGGCCTGATTTCAAACGACGAGGCGTTTATCTCGACTGCTCACGCGGAAAAGTGCCGAAGTTAAGCACGCTTAAACAACTGACAGAGAGACTGGCACGCTGGAAAATCAACGAACTGCAATTATACATCGAAAATGTTTTCACATTCAAAAAACATCCGCTTATCGGCAAAGGCTACAGTCCTTTCACGCCGGCGGAAATTATCGAATTGCGGGAATACTGCAAAAAATATCACATAAAACTCGTCGGCTCACTGGCAAGTTTCGGGCACTTTGAAAGAATACTCTCGCTGCCGAAATATCAGCATCTTGGCGAACTTGCGGGCTATCGCGGACTTCCTGGCGGAACAACGCTCTGTCCCATTGACGCCGGTTCAATAAAACTCGTAAGCGATTTATACAGCGAATTTGTGCCGCTGTTCGAAGCTGAAGACTTTAACGTCTGCTGCGATGAGACGTGGGAACTGGGCGAAGGCAGGAGTAAAAAATTGGCCGACAAAATCGGCAAAGGCGAAATATACCTGCAATTCCTGTTGAAAATTCATAAGCTCTGCCAGAAATACGGCAAGCGGATGAATGTCTGGGCGGACATTGTTCTAAAGCATCCTGAACTGCTGAAAAAACTGCCGAAAGATATTGTTATGCTCAACTGGGAGTACGAACAGGCCGGCGAAAATTTATATCGCACAAAAGAAATCGCCAAGGCGGGTCTGCCGTTTATGGTCTGCCCCGGCACAAGCAGTTGGCTCACTCACGGAACAAGACTTGCCAACGCGATGGGAAACGTTGCTAATTTCGCCAAACAGGGACGAAAATTCGGAGCTGAAGGACTTCTCAATACCGACTGGGGTGATAACGAACATCGTAATCTGCTCGGCGTGAGTCTGCATAGTTTCGCACACGGCGCTGCGCATAGCTGGAACGGCAAAGCAGTCGATGAAGAGAAATTCACTCAAAAGTTTTGCGCCAGTATTTTTGGGCAGGAAAATAAAAAAATCGCAGATATAATAAAGAAGATTGGCAGTAATTACCTCACCTGCGGAACAAACGTACCGAATAGAAGCTGGCTGTATCCCGCACTTGTCGAACCGGTAAAAAACATCACACCAGACAGCTATATTTATAAAATGAGCGACAAGGGATTGAAGAAAATAATTGCAGACTCATACGAGTGCAGATACACGGGTCTGCCCCTACAAAACTTTGAAAAGATTACACTGGAAGAAATACAGCTTGCGGCAAGAATGGATGTTCTGGCAGCCAAAAGAGCACTGGCTATCAAAAATAACAAGTATTCAGAACTGCGGAAATTGCAAAAGCCGTTTATGGGAATGGCGGACGATTTCAAAAAATTATGGCTGATAAGAAATAAGCCGTCGAGATTAAAAGATAATTTAAAATTATTTCAACAAGCCACAGAGTTTTAG
- a CDS encoding anhydro-N-acetylmuramic acid kinase — protein MRIIGLMAGTSADGVDAAAVEIKGTQVKVLAFDTFVFLPEVRRKILELGEQKRFSAGEISDFNFQLGEIFGDAVMKLCKKHKINLKTIDLIGSHGQTIFHRPAKSTFQIGEPSIIAYKTGTTTVADFRPKDIAAGGQGAPLVPFADYFLFKSKKNRAIQNIGGIANVTFLPSNYKSKDIIAFDTGPGNMIIDRLVFLLTKGKQNFDRGGKIAAKGKVNQKILAQMLANPYFHIKPPKSTGRELFGKEYTDAFYKKLPNEDIITTATAFTTVSITDAYKKFLPKMPDEIILCGGGAKNKTLVAMLKENTKSKIMFTDDFGINSDAKEAVSFAILAYATIKGIANNVPSATGAKQAVVLGKIIQG, from the coding sequence ATGCGAATAATCGGATTAATGGCAGGAACCAGCGCTGACGGAGTTGACGCAGCGGCGGTAGAAATCAAAGGGACACAAGTGAAAGTCCTTGCGTTCGATACTTTCGTGTTTTTGCCGGAGGTCAGAAGAAAAATTCTCGAACTCGGCGAACAGAAACGATTTTCCGCAGGTGAAATTTCAGATTTTAATTTTCAGCTTGGTGAAATTTTTGGCGATGCGGTTATGAAATTATGCAAAAAGCATAAAATCAATCTCAAAACTATCGACCTTATCGGTTCGCACGGTCAAACAATTTTTCACAGGCCGGCGAAGAGCACTTTTCAAATTGGCGAGCCTTCCATAATCGCTTATAAGACCGGCACAACAACGGTAGCCGATTTCAGGCCGAAAGATATTGCCGCCGGCGGTCAGGGTGCGCCGTTAGTTCCATTCGCGGATTATTTTTTGTTTAAGTCAAAGAAAAATCGGGCGATTCAGAATATAGGCGGTATCGCAAACGTTACTTTTTTACCGAGCAACTACAAATCTAAAGATATTATTGCCTTTGATACAGGGCCGGGTAATATGATTATCGACAGGCTGGTATTTTTACTGACGAAAGGCAAACAGAACTTCGACAGAGGTGGAAAAATAGCCGCTAAAGGAAAAGTAAATCAAAAAATCCTTGCACAGATGCTGGCCAATCCGTATTTTCACATCAAGCCTCCAAAATCGACCGGCAGAGAACTTTTCGGCAAAGAATACACTGATGCGTTTTATAAAAAACTTCCCAATGAAGATATAATCACAACCGCGACGGCCTTTACCACTGTCAGTATCACGGACGCATACAAAAAGTTTTTGCCGAAAATGCCGGATGAAATTATTCTGTGCGGAGGCGGAGCGAAAAATAAAACTTTAGTTGCAATGCTGAAAGAAAACACTAAAAGCAAAATTATGTTTACAGATGATTTCGGAATCAATAGCGACGCCAAGGAAGCGGTATCGTTTGCGATTCTGGCTTATGCGACGATAAAGGGAATTGCAAATAACGTGCCGAGCGCAACCGGCGCAAAACAAGCAGTAGTTTTAGGGAAAATAATACAGGGATAA
- the murQ gene encoding N-acetylmuramic acid 6-phosphate etherase, translating to MKKQKILPTTEKRNKKSANIDRLSTIGIVKLINGEDRLIAGVVGKEAGKIAAAVDMIVERFKRGGRLFYVGAGTSGRLGVLDASECPPTFGVNPLLVQGIIAGGKRALVRAAEGAEDKIYDGIAAIIKRKIKPNDIVAGIAACGLTPFVRAALKEAKRRKAGTIFITCSETANDNAAEIIINPVVGPEVITGSTRMKAGTATKLVLNLLTTTAMIKMGKVYGNLMVDLKATNNKLKDRSVRIVAELTGLSKAKANALLKRADGKVKNAIVMFYRKCDSQKAIEILDSCGQSLRYAIEIDTD from the coding sequence ATGAAAAAACAAAAAATATTACCAACGACAGAAAAACGGAATAAGAAAAGCGCAAACATTGACAGGCTTTCCACTATTGGAATTGTCAAACTTATCAACGGCGAAGACAGACTTATTGCCGGCGTGGTCGGCAAAGAAGCGGGTAAAATAGCCGCGGCGGTCGATATGATTGTCGAACGGTTCAAACGCGGCGGAAGGCTGTTTTATGTCGGAGCAGGCACAAGCGGCAGGCTTGGCGTTTTGGACGCTTCGGAATGTCCGCCGACGTTCGGCGTAAATCCTCTGCTGGTTCAGGGTATTATCGCAGGCGGAAAACGCGCTCTTGTGCGAGCGGCCGAGGGCGCTGAAGATAAAATCTACGACGGCATCGCGGCAATCATCAAACGCAAAATAAAACCTAATGATATTGTTGCCGGCATCGCGGCTTGCGGACTGACGCCTTTCGTTCGGGCGGCTCTGAAAGAAGCCAAACGCCGAAAAGCAGGTACGATTTTTATAACCTGTTCGGAGACTGCGAATGACAACGCGGCCGAGATAATTATCAATCCAGTTGTCGGGCCGGAAGTAATCACTGGCTCAACGCGGATGAAAGCAGGCACGGCAACGAAACTTGTGCTTAATCTGCTGACGACAACCGCAATGATAAAGATGGGTAAAGTTTACGGCAATCTTATGGTCGATTTGAAAGCAACAAATAATAAATTGAAAGACAGGTCGGTGCGAATTGTTGCGGAACTGACCGGACTTTCAAAAGCAAAGGCAAACGCCCTGCTGAAACGCGCAGACGGAAAAGTCAAAAACGCGATTGTAATGTTCTACCGCAAATGCGATTCGCAAAAGGCAATTGAAATATTGGATAGCTGCGGGCAATCGCTAAGGTATGCTATTGAAATCGACACAGATTAA
- a CDS encoding sodium/solute symporter (Members of the Solute:Sodium Symporter (SSS), TC 2.A.21 as described in tcdb.org, catalyze solute:Na+ symport. Known solutes for members of the family include sugars, amino acids, nucleosides, inositols, vitamins, urea or anions, depending on the system.) codes for MHGIDLIIVIFAVFLLFVISYIFGRNERSTNDFFLGERKVPLIVACLSFVATEVSALTIVGVPATAYSENWEYLQFFIGSAAARIMVAFLFIPVFYKYNCTSIYEYLRHRFGPETQYTGSIFFFITRLIGSGVRLYAACMAVGIILGWNLAVTLAVFIVVSIVFIAYGGVKAVVWAGAYQAIAFFSAGIALLVYLYFHIDGGLSAIWHTANEAGRLSVFNFKLNLNDATTFWAGTANAFFIGLAVFGTDQELMQRLLTVETRRKSQNAILLTISAALPILCIYLAIGTLFYVFFAQNPNIEAPAKAKEILSYYTANFLPAGLKGLVLAAIILASIDSPLSSLASSFVMDIYRPLIKKQATERHYLNVSRGGVIVFGLILAGIALACQPIKNILWFAFEVISITGGATLGVFLLGVLTKCKSNVGNVAAMIISTVSMATLLVLSHTKFIDLAWSWLIVIGTIETFVLGWAFSVIYYKDEIAS; via the coding sequence ATGCACGGAATAGATTTGATTATTGTCATATTTGCGGTTTTTCTGCTTTTTGTGATTTCATACATTTTCGGGCGGAACGAACGCAGCACCAATGATTTTTTTCTCGGTGAACGCAAAGTTCCTTTAATCGTCGCCTGTCTTTCATTTGTCGCGACCGAAGTGAGCGCACTTACTATCGTGGGCGTGCCGGCGACTGCGTACAGCGAAAACTGGGAATATCTGCAATTTTTTATCGGCTCGGCGGCAGCGAGGATTATGGTCGCGTTTCTGTTTATACCGGTTTTTTATAAATATAACTGCACGAGCATTTACGAATATCTGCGGCATCGATTCGGGCCGGAGACGCAATACACCGGCTCGATATTTTTCTTCATCACACGATTAATCGGCTCCGGTGTGAGGCTTTACGCGGCGTGTATGGCGGTTGGAATTATATTAGGCTGGAATCTTGCGGTAACGCTGGCGGTGTTTATCGTTGTCAGTATCGTCTTCATCGCTTACGGAGGCGTAAAGGCGGTCGTATGGGCAGGAGCATATCAGGCGATAGCTTTTTTCTCGGCGGGTATTGCGCTTTTGGTTTATCTTTATTTTCATATCGACGGCGGATTATCCGCGATATGGCACACGGCAAATGAAGCTGGCAGATTAAGCGTTTTTAACTTTAAGCTCAACCTTAACGATGCGACAACATTTTGGGCTGGTACGGCGAACGCATTCTTTATCGGCCTTGCGGTTTTCGGCACCGACCAGGAATTAATGCAAAGGCTGCTGACTGTTGAAACAAGGCGGAAAAGTCAAAACGCGATTCTGCTGACCATTTCGGCTGCGCTGCCGATTCTGTGCATTTATCTTGCTATCGGAACTTTGTTTTATGTTTTCTTCGCCCAGAATCCGAATATAGAAGCTCCCGCAAAAGCAAAAGAAATTTTATCTTATTACACGGCCAATTTTCTTCCTGCCGGTTTGAAGGGGCTTGTGCTGGCGGCGATTATTCTGGCGAGTATCGATTCGCCGTTGTCTTCGCTGGCGTCTTCGTTTGTGATGGATATTTACAGGCCTTTGATTAAAAAGCAGGCGACGGAAAGGCATTATCTTAATGTTTCCCGCGGCGGTGTGATTGTTTTCGGTTTGATACTCGCCGGCATCGCACTGGCTTGTCAGCCGATAAAAAATATTCTGTGGTTCGCATTCGAGGTAATTTCCATAACAGGCGGCGCAACGCTGGGCGTTTTTCTTTTGGGCGTACTAACAAAATGCAAATCCAACGTCGGCAACGTCGCGGCAATGATTATCAGCACTGTTTCAATGGCAACGCTGCTTGTTTTATCGCATACGAAATTTATCGACCTTGCGTGGAGTTGGCTGATAGTTATCGGTACGATTGAAACTTTTGTGCTGGGATGGGCGTTTAGTGTGATATATTACAAAGACGAGATTGCTTCATAA
- a CDS encoding methyl-accepting chemotaxis protein, whose product MFKNMKLSTKLIAGFSLATVIICIIGLTGYFGLKTAKRQINSIGNVYLPSVQRMQEISKYLAEMKGGLRGLLNPNLTPEQRQEQYTIISSAREKYAAAKEAYEALPRSAEEDKIYQQFLSLLADWRTNNDKFLKMCHDADASNITNPDALKEQLEGFRGDHYKLLCQVSEFIQNKTDLQGGDDHAVCNFGKWYSTVKVNNPAIQDALREMGPAHQTFHNCVAKVKEFAKTNNVEGQTAAYNEMKAAAENVFKGFKTTCEEVAKVQELARLANKLIMIDTKETDAANFAALEKLSKFNIENANSAKEKAVSQANFSSVVMVITLVIGAVVALFLGVFLSISIVRPINRVITGLTDGSQQVSSAAGQVSSASQSLAEGATEQAAGLEETSSSLEEMSSMTKQNADNAQQANTLAAEARKAAGNGTEAMSRMSEAIKDIQKSSDETAKIIKVIDEIAFQTNLLALNAAVEAARAGEAGKGFAVVAEEVRNLAMRSAEAAKNTANMIEESVKNSKNGVDIATEVGKVLEEIVSSIGKTTDLVGEIAAASSEQAQGIDQVNTAVAQMDKVTQQNAANAEESASASEELSAQAEQMNQIVQELVNLVGGSSGTQRAGAPINNIQPRSSAHKLSNFDNSIHH is encoded by the coding sequence ATGTTTAAGAATATGAAATTAAGTACCAAGCTGATTGCAGGTTTTTCGCTTGCTACGGTAATTATTTGCATTATCGGTTTGACAGGCTATTTTGGCTTAAAGACCGCCAAAAGGCAAATCAATAGCATCGGCAATGTCTACCTGCCCAGCGTTCAGCGTATGCAGGAAATCAGCAAATACCTGGCTGAAATGAAAGGCGGATTGAGAGGATTATTGAATCCAAATTTGACTCCTGAACAAAGACAGGAGCAATATACGATTATCAGCAGTGCCAGAGAAAAATATGCCGCTGCGAAAGAAGCGTATGAAGCACTTCCGAGAAGCGCCGAAGAAGATAAGATTTACCAGCAGTTTCTTTCTCTTCTTGCCGATTGGCGGACGAACAATGATAAATTTTTAAAGATGTGTCATGACGCTGATGCTTCGAACATAACCAATCCCGATGCGCTCAAGGAACAGCTTGAAGGATTTCGAGGAGATCATTATAAACTGCTCTGTCAGGTTTCGGAATTTATTCAGAATAAAACTGATTTGCAGGGCGGAGACGACCATGCCGTGTGCAATTTTGGAAAATGGTATTCAACTGTAAAAGTGAATAATCCGGCCATTCAGGATGCATTGCGAGAGATGGGGCCGGCGCATCAGACGTTTCATAATTGTGTTGCGAAGGTAAAAGAGTTCGCAAAGACCAATAACGTTGAAGGTCAGACAGCCGCGTACAATGAAATGAAAGCTGCTGCTGAAAACGTGTTCAAGGGATTTAAAACCACGTGTGAAGAAGTCGCAAAAGTACAGGAACTGGCCAGACTGGCAAACAAATTGATTATGATTGATACAAAAGAAACAGACGCCGCCAATTTCGCCGCGTTGGAAAAGCTCTCGAAATTTAACATCGAAAACGCTAACAGTGCGAAAGAAAAAGCCGTCAGTCAGGCTAATTTCAGCAGCGTTGTAATGGTTATAACGCTGGTTATTGGTGCAGTTGTCGCGTTGTTCCTCGGCGTTTTCCTGTCAATAAGCATTGTAAGACCTATTAATCGCGTAATCACAGGTCTTACCGATGGCTCACAGCAGGTATCATCTGCCGCAGGTCAGGTTTCGAGCGCTTCGCAGTCTCTTGCCGAAGGCGCTACTGAACAGGCCGCAGGTCTGGAAGAGACATCTTCAAGTCTTGAAGAAATGTCTTCTATGACAAAGCAGAACGCCGACAACGCACAGCAGGCAAATACGCTTGCCGCTGAAGCTCGCAAAGCAGCAGGCAATGGTACAGAGGCTATGAGCAGAATGAGCGAAGCTATTAAAGACATACAAAAATCATCTGATGAGACCGCGAAAATCATTAAGGTCATTGATGAAATAGCTTTCCAGACTAACTTACTTGCATTGAATGCCGCTGTTGAAGCTGCTCGTGCAGGCGAAGCCGGCAAGGGTTTCGCAGTTGTCGCTGAAGAAGTTAGAAATCTCGCTATGAGGTCAGCAGAAGCAGCGAAGAATACTGCTAATATGATTGAAGAATCAGTTAAGAATTCCAAGAACGGCGTTGACATCGCGACAGAAGTCGGCAAAGTTCTTGAAGAAATAGTATCGAGCATCGGCAAAACAACCGACCTCGTCGGCGAAATAGCCGCTGCCTCATCTGAACAGGCACAGGGCATTGACCAGGTTAATACAGCAGTTGCCCAGATGGATAAGGTAACACAACAGAACGCTGCCAATGCGGAAGAGTCTGCAAGCGCTTCCGAAGAGTTAAGCGCACAAGCTGAACAGATGAACCAGATAGTACAGGAATTGGTAAATCTCGTCGGCGGAAGCAGCGGCACGCAAAGAGCTGGTGCGCCGATTAATAACATTCAGCCGAGAAGTTCAGCTCACAAGCTGTCAAATTTTGACAATAGTATTCATCATTAA
- a CDS encoding chemotaxis protein CheW, with amino-acid sequence MSNATAQQEQTGVAFQDREGKYLTFALGSEEYGLEILKVREIIGYMEITAVPQTPSYVKGVINLRGQVIPVIDLRAKFGMETAQITEETCIIVVEIHQDGRKFSTGIVVDHVQEVLDIDGENIEDAPQFDSAVNTDFILGMGKVGESVKILLDIDKVLGNCDFTEMGM; translated from the coding sequence ATGTCAAATGCAACAGCTCAACAAGAGCAGACCGGCGTCGCGTTTCAGGACAGAGAAGGCAAGTACCTGACCTTTGCGCTTGGCAGCGAGGAATACGGTCTGGAGATCCTCAAAGTCCGTGAGATTATCGGTTATATGGAAATAACAGCCGTTCCGCAAACGCCTTCGTATGTCAAAGGCGTGATAAATCTTCGCGGTCAGGTAATTCCCGTTATCGACCTGCGGGCAAAATTTGGTATGGAGACCGCACAAATTACAGAGGAGACTTGTATTATCGTAGTCGAAATTCATCAGGACGGAAGAAAATTCAGCACTGGCATCGTTGTTGACCACGTCCAGGAAGTTTTGGATATTGACGGCGAAAACATCGAAGATGCCCCGCAATTTGATTCCGCTGTAAACACCGATTTCATACTCGGTATGGGCAAAGTCGGCGAATCTGTAAAGATTCTCTTGGATATCGACAAAGTTCTCGGCAATTGTGATTTTACAGAAATGGGTATGTGA
- a CDS encoding ABC transporter permease, protein MLWDTFILAVREIRRHVMRSLLTVLGIVIGVASVIIMVTLGSGATVQVTEQIASMGSNLLMVSPGKRLGPGRDSTGSPFKIADADVIARDISSAAAVSPTASSAATAIFGNENWSTTITGIGEQYLKARNLEIKTGRAFNSTELHAGAAVCLIGDTIRQKLFDQKDPIGERLRIGKLSFVVVGLLEAKGQSTMGTDQDDIILIPIKAIQRRITGNTDVRLILVSVRDGESTDKAKADIENLLRERRRISANEEDDFNVMDMKEIANMLTGTTQVLTALLSAVAAVSLIVGGIGIMNIMLVSVTERTREIGIRLAIGALEREVLLQFLVEAVVLSSAGGLFGIIIGLLTCVALKGVLNVPFVFNPGIVILAFLFSAAVGIIFGYFPARKAASLNPIEALRHE, encoded by the coding sequence ATGCTTTGGGACACTTTCATACTGGCAGTTCGCGAAATCAGACGCCACGTTATGCGTTCACTGCTGACCGTTCTGGGCATAGTTATAGGCGTTGCTTCGGTGATAATAATGGTAACGCTCGGCAGCGGCGCAACAGTACAGGTAACAGAACAAATTGCAAGTATGGGCAGTAATTTGCTGATGGTAAGTCCGGGCAAACGGCTCGGGCCGGGACGCGATTCCACAGGTTCGCCGTTTAAAATCGCCGATGCCGATGTTATTGCGCGTGATATCAGCTCGGCAGCCGCGGTCTCGCCGACAGCAAGTTCTGCCGCAACAGCGATATTCGGCAATGAAAACTGGTCAACTACGATTACCGGAATCGGCGAACAATATTTGAAAGCTCGAAATCTGGAAATTAAAACCGGCAGGGCATTCAACAGCACAGAATTGCACGCCGGGGCGGCTGTGTGTCTTATCGGCGACACTATCCGCCAGAAATTGTTCGATCAGAAAGACCCTATCGGCGAACGGCTGCGTATCGGCAAACTTTCGTTTGTAGTTGTCGGTTTGCTCGAAGCGAAGGGACAAAGCACAATGGGAACCGACCAGGATGATATTATACTTATTCCCATTAAGGCGATTCAGCGGCGTATTACAGGGAACACTGATGTTCGTTTGATACTCGTATCCGTCCGCGATGGTGAATCTACGGATAAAGCCAAGGCGGATATCGAAAATCTGCTGCGTGAACGAAGGCGTATTTCCGCGAATGAGGAAGACGATTTTAATGTTATGGATATGAAAGAAATCGCGAATATGCTTACCGGCACTACGCAGGTGCTCACTGCACTGTTGAGTGCGGTAGCGGCGGTAAGTCTCATTGTCGGCGGTATTGGTATTATGAATATAATGCTCGTATCCGTAACCGAACGAACACGGGAAATCGGCATACGTTTGGCTATCGGCGCTCTTGAACGTGAGGTCTTGTTGCAGTTTCTCGTTGAAGCAGTAGTGCTGTCCTCGGCGGGCGGACTTTTTGGAATCATAATCGGGCTGCTGACATGTGTGGCACTAAAAGGCGTTTTAAATGTGCCTTTTGTGTTTAACCCAGGGATTGTAATTCTTGCGTTTTTATTCTCTGCCGCGGTTGGTATTATTTTCGGTTATTTTCCCGCGCGCAAAGCCGCTTCGCTTAATCCAATTGAAGCGCTTCGCCATGAATAA
- a CDS encoding ABC transporter ATP-binding protein, translating to MTQSKQSGDRQFIIELRDVKKTYGSDMAVVQALCGINIQIEPGEFVAIMGPSGSGKSTCLNILGCLDMPTEGDYLFNGVKVNELNHNQRAQLRRNYLGFVFQGFNLLNRTSALENVELPLIYRGTPAKERGKLARQALEQVGLLEWQKHTPGELSGGQQQRVAIARAIVTQPKVLMADEPTGNLDTTRSHEIMELLVNLNRQHGITVVMVTHESDMALYAKRTIHFLDGLIHSDKQNGSAK from the coding sequence ATGACTCAATCCAAACAAAGCGGCGACAGACAGTTTATAATCGAACTGCGTGATGTGAAAAAAACTTACGGCAGCGATATGGCGGTTGTGCAGGCTCTGTGCGGAATTAATATACAAATCGAACCCGGCGAATTTGTGGCGATAATGGGTCCAAGTGGTTCGGGCAAATCAACGTGCCTGAATATTCTCGGCTGTCTTGACATGCCGACAGAGGGCGATTACCTGTTTAACGGTGTCAAAGTCAACGAGCTGAATCATAATCAAAGAGCGCAGCTTCGCCGGAATTATCTTGGTTTTGTTTTTCAGGGATTCAATTTGCTCAATCGCACTTCGGCTCTTGAAAATGTTGAACTGCCGCTGATTTATCGCGGTACTCCTGCGAAAGAACGCGGCAAACTTGCACGTCAGGCACTCGAACAGGTCGGGCTTCTGGAATGGCAAAAGCATACGCCGGGCGAATTGTCCGGTGGTCAGCAGCAGAGAGTCGCCATTGCGCGAGCCATTGTTACGCAGCCCAAAGTTTTAATGGCGGACGAGCCGACAGGAAACCTCGATACTACACGAAGTCATGAGATTATGGAACTGCTTGTGAATCTCAATCGTCAGCACGGCATTACGGTCGTGATGGTAACGCACGAATCGGATATGGCGTTATATGCCAAGAGGACAATTCATTTTCTTGACGGCTTGATTCATTCTGATAAACAGAACGGGAGTGCCAAATAA